A stretch of DNA from Kiloniellales bacterium:
GACGAAGGTCCCGGGCGGCAGTTCCTCCTTGAGCGAGCCGACGGCGCTGACCGAGATGATCTCGGTCACGCCCGCGCGCTTCAGGGCATCGATGTTGGCGCGGAAGTTGAGCTCGGACGGCGGGATCCGGTGGCCCCGGCCGTGGCGCGGCAGGAACACCACCTGCTGGCCGTCCAGCCGGCCGAACAGAAACTCGTCGGAGGGCTCACCGAAGGGGCTCTCGATCTTGCGCCACTGGGCGTCTTCCAGGCCTTCGATCGCATAGACGCCGCTGCCGCCGATGACGCCGATCACCGGCGGGGTTCCAGGTGCTGTCATGAAGACTTTCCGGAGAATGGAAGGGACCGCCCTCTATAGGCCGGGCCGCCCCGGATTTCCAGGACTCCCCACACCGAGGGGAGACCCAAGGGTCGAAAAACAAAGACAAGAAGGGATCACCACAGAGACACAGAGAAAAAACCAGAGAGTTTTTATCGCGCGCTTGCGCGCAACCAGATTTGTTTCTCTGTGTCTCTGTGGTGAAAAGAGTTGTTTCTCCGTACCCTGGCTAGAGGTCTTTGACTTAGTTCTATGACTTAGTCATATTGGCTCCAGGAGGGATCCGAGTCATGAGCAAGGTCGTCAACGTCCACGAGGCCAAGACTCATCTGTCGCGCCTGCTAGACCGGGTCGCGGCGGGAGAGGAGATCGTGATCGCCAAGGCCGGCAAGCCGATAGCCCGCCTGACCGCGATGGAGGAGATGGCGCCGCGCCGTCCCGGCCTTTTGAAAGGGCGCCTGCCGGACAGCTTCTTCGATCCGCTGCCAGACGAGGAACTCGAAGCCTGGCGGCAATGAGGGCGCTGCTCGACACCCATGTCGTCCTCTGGTGGTTCTTCGATGATCCGAGAATCTCAGAGGCCGCCGCCGCGCTCATCGCCGACCCGAGCAACGAACTTCTGGTCAGCAGCGGTAGCGCGTGGGAGATCGCGACCAAGCACCGGATCGGCAAGCTGCCGGAGGCCGGCGCTCCCGTCGCGCGCTTCGCTCAGCTGTTGCGCCAGGCCCGCATGCGCGATCTGCCTATCACGGCCGCACACGCCCTTGCCGCCGGCGCCCTGCCGGGCCCGCACCGCGATCCCTTCGATCGCATGCTGATCGCGCAAGCCGACCTGGAGCGCCTGCCTCTCGTGAGTAACGATCCGGTCTTCAATAACTACTCTGTCGAGCTGATCTGGTAGGTCCCTACTCCGCCGCGTCCTGGGCGGCGTGG
This window harbors:
- a CDS encoding type II toxin-antitoxin system Phd/YefM family antitoxin, whose protein sequence is MSKVVNVHEAKTHLSRLLDRVAAGEEIVIAKAGKPIARLTAMEEMAPRRPGLLKGRLPDSFFDPLPDEELEAWRQ
- a CDS encoding type II toxin-antitoxin system VapC family toxin; amino-acid sequence: MRALLDTHVVLWWFFDDPRISEAAAALIADPSNELLVSSGSAWEIATKHRIGKLPEAGAPVARFAQLLRQARMRDLPITAAHALAAGALPGPHRDPFDRMLIAQADLERLPLVSNDPVFNNYSVELIW